Proteins from a single region of Cydia splendana chromosome 9, ilCydSple1.2, whole genome shotgun sequence:
- the LOC134793494 gene encoding ubiquitin-like protein 4A translates to MKLTVKKLQGGECCVEVLPTTSIFEIKREVAGKLAIPVEEQKLLLLGRTLADEQTIESYPTIKDGTKLNLVVKKPDGLFEASMKYFKKLGMTDKEATNAANKLLKIVEDKFNKLSWDDIDRLSMDCLLEECGQSRPVVENEPENEDMYGL, encoded by the exons ATGAAATTAACAGTTAAGAAGTTGCAAGGTGGAGAGTGTTGTGTTGAG GTGCTACCAACGACATCTATATTTGAAATAAAACGGGAAGTTGCTGGAAAATTAGCCATACCTGTTGAAGAACAAAAGCTTCTATTACTTGGGCGCACCTTAGCCGATGAACAGACTATTGAGTCGTATCCAACTATAAAAGACGGCACCAAACTCAACCTTGTTGTGAAAAAACCTGATGGTCTATTTGAAGCTTCAATGAAATACTTTAAAAAGTTGGGTATGACAGATAAAGAAGCCACAAATGCAGCTAATAAACTTCTAAAAATTGTAGAGGATAAGTTTAATAAGTTGTCTTGGGATGATATAGACCGGTTGTCTATGGATTGCCTTTTAGAGGAATGCGGCCAGAGCCGGCCAGTGGTTGAGAATGAGCCAGAAAACGAGGACATGTATGGTTTGTGA